One window of Ictalurus punctatus breed USDA103 chromosome 22, Coco_2.0, whole genome shotgun sequence genomic DNA carries:
- the ubac1 gene encoding ubiquitin-associated domain-containing protein 1, producing the protein MFVQEEKIFAGNVLKIHICTMEGTEWLEEVTEDTTIEKLKEKCLKHCTHGSLEDPKTITHHKLIHAATERILTETKTVADENLKDKDCLLLIKKRAPPLHPKMADISAEEKKKQDSKAPDKDAILKATANLSTRHSDRTVTQHNIRDFQTELRKILVSLIEVAQKLLALNPDAVELFKKANAMLDEDDEERVDENALQQLTEMGFPESRAVKALRLNHMSVTQAMEWLIEHVDDPTVDMPLPGQEAQGAAGSAAAASGSAAAASGSAAAASGSAAAASGSAAAASASAAAASGSAAAASGSAAAASGSPAAASASAASAGPSPSGPALQAVTSSQSSSEEAKQDELTEIFKRIRRKREFRPDSRAVIALMEMGFDEKEVIDALRVNNNQQDAACEWLLGDRKPSPEDLDKGIDTNSPLFQAILENPVVQLGLTNPKTLLAFEDMLENPLNSTQWMNDPETGPVMLQISRIFQTLNRT; encoded by the exons ATGTTCGTGCAAGAAGAGAAGATCTTCGCAGGGAACGTGTTGAAGATCCACATCTGTACCATGGAGGGCACGGAGTGGCTGGAGGAAGTCACTGAAGACACCACTATAGAGAAGCTGAAGGAGAAATGCCTGAAACAC TGCACTCATGGGAGTCTAGAGGATCCCAAAACCATCACGCACCACAAACTCATTCATGCAGCTACAGAGAGGATTCTTACTGAAACCAAAACCGTCGCAGACGAAAACCTTAAAGATAAAG acTGCTTGTTATTGATAAAGAAGAGGGCACCACCACTGCATCCCAAAATGGCCGACATATCTGCAGAAGAGAAG AAGAAGCAGGACAGCAAGGCTCCAGATAAAGACGCTATCCTCAAAGCCACAGCAAATTTGTCCACTCGCCACTCCGACCGCACCGTCACGCAGCACAACATCAGAGAC TTCCAGACTGAACTGAGGAAAATTCTGGTGTCGCTCATTGAGGTAGCGCAGAAACTCCTCGCGTTGAATCCAGATGCTGTCGAGCTCTTCAAAAAGGCTAACG CCATGttggatgaggatgatgaggagcgTGTGGATGAAAATGCCCTGCAGCAGCTGACCGAGATGGGTTTCCCAGAGAGCCGTGCGGTCAAGGCACTGCGCCTAAACCA CATGTCTGTGACGCAGGCGATGGAATGGCTGATCGAGCATGTGGACGACCCCACAGTCGACATGCCCCTGCCAGGCCAGGAAGCTCAAGGAGCAGCCGGATCTGCAGCAGCTGCCTCTGGGTCTGCAGCAGCTGCCTCTGGGTCTGCAGCAGCTGCCTCTGGGTCTGCAGCAGCTGCCTCTGGGTCTGCAGCAGCTGCCTCTGCGTCTGCAGCAGCTGCCTCTGGGTCTGCAGCAGCTGCTTCTGGGTCTGCAGCAGCTGCTTCTGGGTCTCCAGCAGCTGCCTCTGCGTCTGCAGCGTCTGCAGGTCCGTCTCCCTCAGGTCCAGCCCTTCAGGCAGTCACCTCCTCCCAGTCCAGCTCAGAGGAGGCCAAGCAGGACGAGCTGACAGAGATCTTCAAGAGGATCCGGAGGAAGCGAGAGTTCAGGCCGGACTCACGG GCAGTGATCGCACTGATGGAGATGGGGTTTGATGAGAAGGAAGTGATCGACGCCCTCCGGGTCAATAATAATCAACAGGACGCTGCT TGTGAATGGTTGCTCGGTGACAGAAAGCCTTCACCTGAGGACCTCGATAAGGGCATCGACACTAATAGCCCTCTGTTTCAAGCCATACTGGAGAATCCTGTGGTCCAGCTCGGCCTCACAAACCCTAAAACACTGCTGG CGTTTGAGGACATGCTGGAGAATCCTCTGAACAGCACACAGTGGATGAATGACCCTGAGACCGGCCCTGTCATGCTCCAGATATCCAGAATCTTCCAGACGCTCAACCGCACATAA